GGATAAACAGTGTTAAGAGTTAATGTTATGTCCCTATTGtactattagtattagtatttggAAACAGTCAAAGAGGTTTCAGAGCCAATCCAAGCTGACGTTAGGAAAGAGGCGGGACAAGTTGCTTGTCAATCACAGACAACTATCCTTTCCTATCCTATTTTTTTGGAGTTAACTCCaacttcctcctcccccttgtTGCAGTGGTTCCTTCTGTTTCCTGCATGCAAATATGCGAAACTTGCCGCTTTGTCTCGCTCTCATTCATGAGTCCGGACACAAAACTGAGTCCCCGTTGACCTTGAAACCATGGTTTATTTATCAGAGCAAGAAGTTGAACAGTACTCCAATGCTGACTTTCACCGCAGCTCATGAATTCAAATAGTTTCGCTGCCCAGCGCCGTCCGTATCATGAGGACCAAACAAAACTTTTCAGTCAAACTGTCTTGCCCAGCTATTTGTGCGTGACCCACTTTGGCGAAGCTTTTGGCTAAATTAAGCACATGAAATCTGGAACAGGAAGCTCATCCAAACACAAATAATAGGAAAGGCGACATACAATGGGGCTTGTTTACAGCGTAAGGCAGTGTTTTCTGGGGGGCTGCGATTGAAGGCAGGCGTCAGCGAGAGGTCGCGTGTGTGGACACATTAAAGTTAGTTCTGCTATACTGTCGGCCGGCTTGCCTCCTTTATTCCTGCTCTCCCTGTAAttgcatgtttgtttcttttaaatgacaataatttattcatgtattcagGAAATCTTGGGAGGGCTGAGCAAATGCCTGCCAACTGGGCTTTTAatcacaacagaaaaaaagccagTTTctgacattgattttttttacactcCAGTGCGGAGACAAACAACAAATCACAAGTTTGTCTCCACTTATCTACAAATGGACAATCAGTAGTATGGATAACTCCACTCTGTGTTCTTCAGCTAGCTAAACATATTATCCATGCAGTTCTTCCCCTTTAAAAGGCTTCGTGAAATTTGAACAAGCCCCAAATGCTAAACTGAATGAAGGTGTGCAGCGTTCACATAGGGAGTTGAAGTTGCCTGACGTAACAGCAGCTTGTCATTCATCAGTCCTAAAACTGCCTGTGACACAATATTCTACCCCTTGACTTATAATCATTATCtattcttgttttgttttcagcttttcagtgATCCGTTCAGGACAGAACTGACTAGGAAGCGTGCTTCTGTTTGCAACATTAACACCAGCACTAGCTTTTGCACAAATAGCCTCATAAACAAGAGTGACACCAGCCCACACTGTGACATTAAAAAGCCAAATGTTTCTTTTCATCTTCCCACTGGTCACTGTGTAACAGGCTTATACAGACAAAGAAGTCATTTTTCAAATGCAAAGATCAAAATGGGATCGAACTCCAAAACAGAATATCTTGTAGTGTTGAGTAGCACAATTTGTCGTTTCTTGTTACTTTTTTATGTACAGCGGGCTTCGTACCATTTAATGAAGGCTCCAGTTTTGATTTTGGAATTTCAAACAGATTTGCATATTTTCTCGAGACATTCGCTATGATCTGTGCTATTTCGGTTGGTTGTGCGAGGCAGTCAAAGTAGTGAGAGAGACGAGGGATTTTTATGCCAAAACAATTCCCCTTGGAAGTCTGATTTTCACAGTGTGCGTCTGAGTCACCTGGATGTACAACTTGTCAATATTTGTCTGACAGAATCAGCCAGTGTTGAAACAACCTggagtaaaaacaaacagaaaaacacattcacagcGAAGCCATCCCTCTATACCTTCAGCCCACGACAGCACTTGATCCAGTTGTCAAACCTCTTCCCTGCAGTACATGAAGAGACTCAGTCAGGCCTGGGGCGATCAAACACGCCACGCGCCACTGAAATATCAAGGCTGTTAAGTCAAATGAGGCTCACCATCATCCATTCAAGCCccgtcttcctcatcctcctctgtttcAGATTATCATGTCAGACGCTCAGATGTGTCGCAGCCAGAAATGTGATTAATGTCACATGCACTCTCTGAGGATTAGGGAGAGGGATCTCATGAAGAATAGGAGAATATGGGGGGTCAGTATCATCGTTGGCGATCGTGGTGACTTGCCTAATGTTGCTCAGACAGCGGGTCAGAACATGTAAACGTCTGTGGATATGGAAGCTGTAGAAAGCTAGTAAATACTTTTAATTATGGGATGAAATAAGCAAAGTAAATGTGCACTAACCAACCAATAAGGCACCAACTCTCCCCCTCCTCAGTGATACGCAGTGTCAGCCAACACATTAGAGCGGCCATCACCGACACCTTCGATGCCACAAACGCGCGGTAATGGAAGCAAAACACTGCAGCGCTGAATCGTCAGGTGAAGAGATGAAGGCGAGAGGCGTGTTGGTTATATTTAGCTTCTCACTCTCACTGGGATCTTCAAGCGTGACTATTTTTGTCTGACTGCAGAGGTTGAATACAtgcctttgttttattttgagcgTACGCTTGCATGCttgtctgctctgctgctcactttaATCTTAAATCCTTTGTTTTCTAACAAGCAAGCACGTTTTTAGGGGGGAAATTTTGACAATTGGTTGAGGACTAGTTTGCGTTATACAAGAAAGTGCAGAAAGTGGAAGCTGTTAAAGGAGGATATTCTATTtttgtatatgtatatgcaAATAGTGCAGTGACAATATGTTAGTGcttgatgacatcatctgctTTATTTTGTCAGATTTGAAATGATGCCCTGTGCATCCGCCTTcatgtctgctgtgtttgtttcgaTTAAATGCTATTGTCAAAGATGTGAAGAGGATTAAAATTACATGCAACAAGCAGTTGAAGAATATCATTCAAGAAAAAAATCGACTGACTCATTACTTATGCAGCAACTTTAACTGAATGTTAAAGTTTCATATGCACTCTCATATGCACGTATCAGAGTGCATATGAAAAATGTGAGTGCCTCTCCCTTGACccttagagtgtgtgtgtaaatgaagtCGACGGCGCTGGGATTGCAGGGATTTACACGTCTACTTCCCGacgcccccacctccaccccccgaCGCTGACTTCACCGAATTCAAGTgacaatgaaatattaaaatgagaCCGCCTGGAAATATCTGATAGGCTATTTTTAGCACCGGCGTGCGGTTGGTTGCCAAAAGCTATACGGCTTTAGGAGGGTTTCCCAAGCGAACTGGCAGCGAGTCACAGTGAGCCGTATAATGAGGATGAGCAGAGGAACACGTGAGATGTATATGAAGCGGGAGAACAGCAGATCCTCCCATCATGTGGAAAGACATTCGTTGCTCTTTTGTTCTTTCGATTTGCTTCAGATTTGTTTTGCTGATGACGCCCACGCACGTCCATCCTCTATTGGTTGTTGATTCTAAATATGTTACAGAAACAACCCATACTtttgggtgagtgagtgagtgacaggaaAGCTTACTCTTGTTTTGTCATCTGTCTGCTCATAAGAACAAAAAAGTCATGCTTTAATGTGGGAATCCCTTTTCCCTGCCAGAGAGCACAACCATTCATTTTCCCCACCTCCCattttccctctctcctcactATCTCCCTGACTTTTCTCTCCACCCTTATGATAAACCATCTCCAAAAGGCTTCGTTACCATGGTGGCAGCTGATCAAAAGTGCAGCTGTGAGTACGACAAAAACGTGCTTTTGTTTGGGGACTTGATTGTAATGTAGGACAATTCATTAGCATCTCTTCATTCCTCCCCGTCTCTGATATTGCAAGGGactcatcactgtcctcccAGGCACTTTATTTTTATCTCGCTTTATTTAATAGACGAAATATcacccagcctcgtctccataGAATAAGGCTGAGATGGAAATCAATTACTCTGCGTGTTTAATTATGTATGCGCTAGGGCGGCCCTAAATGAGCAATTCGACTTAACTGCGCAGAGCGATGTTGACTTTAAACCACTGTTTAATTTTAGAATCGAGGCACTTGATGTGACAGGACTTGCAAACACAGACGTAGCGTCtgcttcccagcatgcaccgttCCCTCCCCACAAGCTGGCGCGCCTCTCACACGGCATGTCTAAGCAGATGTGTACTGGACGCGTATGTATCtaatgggctccatcaaaagatGCCCCAACCCAACAGGATGAGTCGGGGGAGTCTGTTGGTTCAAACACGGCGGTTTGTAGACAAGCCGTGCTCAAACACGCTGAGATCCTTTGCCTGTTGCGATGCACACAATGAGCTCTGGGTTTTGACTATTGGTCTCCTGCGTGTACGCAGCTTTTTGCATACATATTTAGCAGACTGTCCTATCCAGAGTGAATTACAATGAGCGCAGCAACAGGAAGCGGCATAAATAAACATAAGGACTCGTCAGcctctttctccttcattcACACTTAAAAAGGTCAAAGGAGTGAGTAAGACTGTGCCAGGCAGCGCGCCACATTTTTCAATGCGTCTTGTTTATCTCTCATCTCAGAAGTGAAAACATTTCCACTTTCCCGATTTCCACACTGACACCGCGTCTTGCGTGTGTGAGAGCTTTCTCATCTCTCGACACAAGGTGACATTTATGTGTGACTGTTGACTGCGCGAGCGTTGGCCATTTCTTCTAAGGTGACGTCgctatttattttactttcacttgCCTTGTGCATACGAGACAACATTTAGAATAACAAACAAAAGGCCTTACGTGATAGAAACGCTGTGGAGGATTGAATAAatctttaatgtgtgtgttttcatatgtGACTCAGAGGAGAGAAGTGCAACTTTTGACGCAAATGGTGCCAATCATAAAGTGCTTTAATTGCTTCCGTggggaaacgtgtgtgtgtcacaaagcCCATACAGCACCAACTGCTGGCTGTGTTGATACTGTAGGTGGGCCAAATCAGCAACAGGTCATGGATCTGAAAACCTTATCCAAATAAAAATGAGGAAAAGGTTCACTGATTTAGAGACAGGTTGTGCTTCATGCTTAATAATCTCAGACCGTTGCTGAATCTGTTTAGCCCTGGCTCATCCTTTACTAGGCAGCATGAACAGAGGGGCCATGGACAGATACTGGACCCAAAAGAGAGAGATGTTCTTGTCATTAGGTAGGTGATCAGTGTCGCTCCCTGGTGTGTTGTTAGCATTGTGGGCTGGTAGTGAGTCAAAGGGAAGGCGGTGGCAGGGGTCACTTTGAAGAGACACGACGCTACAGAGTGACAGACACTGAGCGACACACAGAGGGATGTCTCTGCCCAGGGGTCTCTGCTTCCAGCTGGAGAGACCCGGCTCTGACGCGTCCTTATCTCTGCACATACATTCCTACACCGTTATGCTGTTAGAATATAAAAGAAGGGCTGCAGCTGCATAGAAAGGAAGAAAGGCTCATTTACATTCACTTATGTAAACAAGGtatctgactgacagctgtcaaaTCTTAAATAAAGATGCTATTTTTTATTCTGGTTTCAAAAGGAAAACCACATCCTACAAGTATGTGTAATATTCTTCATCATTCCATCCACAGTGGAAAAACCTTTAATTCAGATTAACATTTTAGCCAGGCAAtcaagcagaaacagaaggCAAACCACACATGAGCCTGAATCCCCGAACCCCACAGGTTTAATTATGTCAGTGCACAGGAGCATGTgcgtcagtgtctgtgtgtttcagagtcTCTGGAACTGAGATAGCACCTTCGGGGCTACCCTTAGCGTGATGATGTCATGGCAGTTTACAGAGGGGTGTAACAGCATGGCAGTGGATGCTGGTCCGAGCCGGGGATAGTGTCAAACAGATGGCGGTGGTCCCGAGGAGGTGGGGACAATGAGCGACCGAAGCAGCGGGAGAGTTCTGTAGCAGAGACTAAGCCAAAGCCGGTGGGCTGCCTggcatgtgtgggtgtgcgtgtgcaggGGGGATTTTTAATGGGAGGATGCCAATATTTGCCTGTCGAATGTATTGCTGTGCCAAAACGATAAAGGCAAGGGATGGAAAAACTGTGACCTGTGAGGGTTGTTCTGTTTATAGCTGGAACTCCTAGGGGTCACCACAGGCCGCTTCATACTGTATTTCACTTGGTTAAGGTTAACGCATCAGTTAGAACTAAATTTAATGGGCCGTCATGATACAATTTGCGGATTAAAATGAGGACAAAGTTTCACAAGTCAGACGTCTTTTGTTTATTAGCTTATACTTTCAGTTATTTCTCTACTGTTGCCTCCGCTCCACTGTATCAGTTACCGCGTTGCATAGCTCTAGTGTCACGACCTGGTCAGTAAAGTCTGCCGGCTCCAGAACAGGCGACGGgtgtaacagcagctgtttgattgGCATTTCACTCACTTCTCCTTCACTGGATTTGCACAGCTAGAATTCCAGGAGGCTAAAATATTAGAGATGGCTTCTGAACGAGTATGATTGGGATTAGGAGGAAGCACTCCCtgattttacatttctttattATTCTGTTCAGTCCAAGGCAGCGTGGATAAGGTGTATGAAAAAACATGCTTATGATTGACGCTCCCTTGGTGGAGACTTGACTGACTGATGGGATTCTAACTCTGATGTGAAGCAGCATTAATACGATCATTGTACGATCAATGTACAATAAAATGACAGTAAAACAGAAACCTacagaatataatgatgattttatttttcaagcTAGCTGCCACTAATGATGGCTTGACCCTGCTCTGACCAGCCCTGTGGGCAGTGGGTCTTATGTGAATGAGCCTGGAAATGAGTGTGGGTTGGAAGAACTCTACTCACAAGTCCAGTACTTGAATAACTAACTAGTGTCTTCATcctctacagtatgttgataTTAAGTGATATTAATGTTGTCTCTTTGTTGACCACCTGGCCACAATagagaaaataataatcatcattGATGTTCAGACTTCAAGGTCACAGGTCTGACCCCTTTCATCGCTATCTTAGCTAGTGTCGGCGGTGGCGATGGCTGAGGAGCCTAATAGctttaaatgtgattaaaagGAAAAGATGGCAGAAAAATAGGGCACGTCCTCAAGCTAAATTAGATCAGCGATGAACTGTGTACGCTACAGTACATCTGGCTCATGCTGCCTTCAAAGAGAGGTACAGGGCTTATTTAGcatgcagggtgtgtgtgtgtgtgtgcgcgcgtgtgtgtgtgtgtgtgtgtctgtgtgtgtgtgtgtgtgtgtgtgtgtgtttgtgtgtgtgtgtgtgtgtgtgtgtgtgtgtgtgtgtgtgctggaaatCTGGATGTCAAGAAGCATGTGCTGTTGCAATCACATGGCAGAGCAGCACCTTTGCATTTTTAATGTCCATCATAAATAACCTTGCGCGGCAGCGTGTGCGTTTGGTTTAATGTGACATGATTCAGCTGTTACAAGCTGGCATGCAGCAGGCGCAGGGGAGATATTCCCCCTCTCCTGCAGACAGCAGCACGTCAGAACTTAAGGCCCAGCACGTCCACAGCAATCGTCATTAGTTGGCGCAGCGTCCGGGCTGCCAGACGAAACAGCTCAGGTGGCCTTCTCTGTTTATCGGAGACGAAGATGAAGCTACAGTAGTACTGTAAGTGCACGTTTATGGAGTAAATGCACCCTGCTCTACACAGTTAAACTGCCATCAAACTACAAAATATAGCACCACTTGCATTTACTGTTAAATTTTAACTTTTGTACTGCATAAAGTGATCTGATATTCACCAACATCAAAATACCAGCTACAGCATCCATCTAATGAGCTACTTAATAAAGTAAAACCTAAAAAGATGACAAGTGTTACTTGTGTGGTGAGCTAACATTGAGTTAAAGCCAACAGCAAGTATGGTAACAGAAAGGGGACCTAAATTGAGGTCCGGCTGCTAATAGTTTGTAAGTTGCACTTGATGATAATAATATGCCGAGAGCACTGTGAAGTATATATTGAATGCAAGCGTGCTGTTCATGAGCATGGTGACCCAAATAGTGGCAATGATATTTTCGAGAGAGTGAGTCATGCAATCCAAAAACAAGCTGGGGTGTGAAACGACTCCTTTAGAGCGCACCAGTGGATGGATTgtgggaggaaggtggagaggGAGCATAGtaggcagcgtgtgtgtgtgtgtgtgtgtgtgtgtgtgtgtgtgtgtgtgtgtgtgtgtgtgtgtgtgtgtgtgtgtgtgtgtgtgtgtgtgtgtgtgtgtgtgtgtgtgtgtgtgtgtttgcttgcgGTTACATCGGagtggggccctatggtcacTTTAAAGgcatgtgtgggtttgtgtagCAATGGTATGAATGCCTTCTTGCGCATGTGTTTTAGGGGCTGTTTTGATTTCTTGTAAGAATTAAGCCACAGATGTTGGCAAATtaagcctgttttttttaatctgaagcTGAGAGGTGTTTGAGATTATGATGACAAGAATTCAGATTCATAATGTTCATTACATATACACTATATTGCCAAAAGTATTCGATCACCCATCCAGATAATCAGAATCAGGTGTTCCAATCACTTCCATGGCCACGGGTGTTTTTACAAACATGTGAAAGAATGGGTCAGGAGCTCAATAAATTCCAGCGTGAAACTGTGAAAGGGTCCAGTCCTTAAATTTCCTTGCTCCTAAATATTCCACAGTCAGCTGTATTATAAGAACGTGGAAGCGCCTGGGAACAACAGCAACTTAACCACAAAGTGGTAGGCCACGGAAACTGACAGAGCAGGGTCAGCGAATGGTGAGGCGCATGGTGCGAAGAGGtcgtcttctttttttctttctgcagaGTAAATCTCTACAGACCTCCAAACATCATGTGGCTTTCAGATTAGTTCAAGAACAGTGCGCAGAGACCTTCATTAAATGGGTTTCCATGGCCATGCAGTTACATCTAGAGTTTGGTGGAGGGGGGTTATGGTGTGGGGTTGTATTTCCAGGAGCGTGGGCTTGGCCCTCATACCAGTAAAAGGAACTCTGAATGCTTCAGCATATCAAGGCATTTTGGACAACTTTGCGGGAACAGTTTGGAGCTGACCCCTTCTTCTTCCAACATGATAAAAAAAGCAATGCCCATAAAGACATGGATGACAGAGTCTGGTATGGATGAACTAGACTGTCCTGACCTTAAGCCAGTAGATTATCTTTGGGATGAATTTAGGGCTGCaacaaggagcaggagaaaggctgtgccctaatttcttcatatgagcattaaatattaaacaaagacaatgttaacctgcaagtcatacaaagatcagctggtggattgtaaatactacagcgacacaggagaacgtaagaatgaaacatTGGTGTAGTAGCGGTAACGAACGCTGATTATCATCacgtgaagactcttcattaagtgccgctgtgttaaaagttatttaaaatgttctgCGAATATTACGACATAGTTTTTAGaggttgtcactgttgcctcgGGGCctgaaggagcccaggagtctctgtagagtttacatgttctcccgtgtctttgtggattttctcccacagtcagctccccagcttagacaccatgtgttggagtttttcCCGGTGGATGAGAGgttcgcttccctgcgcctttgggtgggggataggtTACTCAGTGTCATTTGTGCTTTcaggccaaatggtagtgtggagtacccggccttcttggggtctctggagggagtgttggaaagcgctccaactggggaccccatcgtacttctgggagatttcaatgcccacgtaggtaacgacagtgatacctggagaggcgtgattgggagtaATGGCCTCCCTGAtatgaacccgaatggtgttatgttattggacttctgtgctaggcacagtttggccataactaacaccatgtttgaacataaggATGTcaatcggtgcacatggcaccaggacaccctaggccggaggtcgatgatagactttgtagtcgtttcacctgtcCTTCGgtcatatgttttggacactcgggtgaagagaggggctgagctgtcaactgatcaccagctggtggtgagtaggatccgctggcagggaaggaggctggaacgacttggcaggcccaaacgtattgtgagggtctccTCAATCCCTCCGACacaccttctgctgaggaatcaaaagcaggggactcagaggtggactcgcccatcacccaggctgaggtcactgaggtagtttgtaagctcctcgTTGGCAGGGCAGCGGGGATGGATGAGATCTGTCCTGAGTAACTCAAGTCTCTgaatgttgtggggctgtcttgggtgacacgcctttGCAACATTAAGAAAGACGAGaaggacagttcctctggactggacaaccggggtggttgtccctcttcacaaaaagggggacaggagagtgtgttccaactataggggattacacttctcagcctccctgggaaagtctctgccagggtactggagaggagaattcggccgatagtcgaacctcagatacaggaggaaaaatgtggttttcggcctggttgtggaacgctggaccagctttataccctcagcagggtgcttgagggtttgtgggagtttgcccaaccagtctacatgtgttttgtgaatctggagaaggcattcgacctgTGTGGGTGCTCTGGGGGTATGGATTCCAAGGCtttttgctaagggctgttcggtctctgtacaacggGAGCAagagcttggtttgcattgccagcagtaagtcagacttGTTCCTGAttcatgttggacttcggcagggctgccctttgtcaccggttctgttcaatatttttatggacagaatttctaggggccggagggggtcagGTTtagggaccacaggatagcatctctgctttttgcagatgatgttgtcctgttggcttcatcaggccaggacctccagcgtgcgctggtgcggtttgcagctgagtgtgaagcggctgggatgagaatcagttcctccaaatctgaggccatggttctcgaccggaaaaaggtggtttagtctctccaggttggaggagagttcctgccccaagtggaggagttcaagtatcttggggtcttgttcacgagtgagggaaggaaggagcgtgagtttgacagacagatcggtgcggcggctgcagtaatgcggtcggtgtatcggtccgtcgtggtgaagagggagctgagccaaaaggcaaagctctcaatttaccggtcaatctacgttcctacactcacctatggtcataagctttgggtcatgtccgaaagggcaaggtcatggatacaagcggctgaaatgagcttcctccttAGGGTGggtgggcgctcccttagagataaggtgaggagctctgtcacccaggaggagcttggagtagagtcgctgctcctccacatcaagaggagccagttgaggtggctcgggcatctggttcggatgcctcctggacgcctccctggggaggtattccgggcatgtcccgcaggtaggaggccccgaggaagacccaggactcgctggagagactatgtctcttggctggcctgggaacgtcttggggtcccaccggaagagctggagaggGGGTCCaaggagaaggaagtctggaattctctgctcagactgctacCCCCCGCGACCAGGTCCCGGATAAATCggatgaaaatgaatggatggatggatggattttgtgttttgtgtgagaTTTGAATCTCAAAGTCAAAATTTAGTTTGAAAAAACCCTGATAAAGGGATTTCtaataatcaaaacaataaataatattctttaaaaaaaaatatccaaTTTATCCAAATAATCGAAAAAATAATCAATGGTTTAATTGGttatcaaaataatcattaGTTGCAGCCCTCATCAACTAAAAACATCAGTGTGATTCTGCTGTGTGGACAGCCTTCCCAGAGAAGTTGAAGCTCGTATAGCTGCAAAGGGTAGGCTCAGATCATATTGAACCCTATGGGATGTAACTTAAGTTCATATGCTAGTCAGGACAGGTGAGTTAATACTTCTGACAATATAGTGTATAATTAGGGTCAATAACGTCATAATAAAGATATAGAGTTCATGAGTACATTaagcagctacagtaatatTTGCATGTGTATTTCAATTTCTCTGAAAAttgtaaatattatttatttgtgctttttAGTCTTTTTCTCCCATGTCTGTATACTTTTCTTCCTCTTAAGTGTCACCTTGTCTCACCACTGTTACCTCATTTAATTTATTGCACACTGATAAAAACTCCTAATTTctatgtgtgtttatattctGCTAGTATACATGATTTAAGGCCATTGTAAATTATCAAGATGACGCCATCTCTGACTTTATCCTTGAACACTTGTCCTGAAACAGGGGGAAGTAATGAGGAAAGACATTGTACCACGAGTGTTCTATGctgagataaataaataaagtgatgaATATGgtttttaacatttgttttttaaaaactcATCATCTTAGAGAAAGTCTTGGGCCAAATTATTAACTGTTGTTAATTGTTACACTTTTAACATTAGCTATGATTGAGGAGGTCACTGTtaaatttgttatttgttaAAATTGCTACTTGCTATGATTTTGGAAATAATCAGGGACGacattttatcattattattaatattatttgttattataatTGTGTATGTTATTTTAAAGAGTCCCCTGTCATATGGTTTGTTAACCACtcacaaaaaaactaaacaaatacaGAAAGTTTTATAACACAAATTGATTCTGGAGTCAGATGGATTTAAGCTTGATTTACACAATATGCCTGGTAGTAacattcttctccttcttctgtttttctctttagtTTATTGCCTTTGCATCTTTGTTCTTTATCCTGGTCTCCATCACCACATTCTGTTTGGAGACTCATGAAGCTTTCAACAAGATTATCAACAAGACCGAGCTCATGCGGAACAGCAGTGCAGCGGACTCTGGCCCTCAGTACGAGATCGAGACTGACCCGGCGCTCACGTACGTGGAGGGCGTCTGCGTCTTTTGGTTCACCATTGAATTCCTGGTGCGTGTGACCTTTTGCCCTGTGAAGCTGGAGTTTGTCAAAAGCGTGCTTAACATCATCGATTTTGTGGCTATCTTGCCTTTCTACTTGGAGGTTGGGCTCAGTGGCCTTTCTTCAAAGGCCGCCAAGGATGTATTGGGTTTCCTCAGGGTGGTGCGCTTTGTTCGTATCCTACGTATCTTCAAGCTGACACGCCATTTTGTTGGTCTTAGGGTGCTGGGTCATACATTGCGGGCCAGCACAAACGAATTCCTGCTGCTAATTATATTCCTGGCTTTGGGAGTGTTAATTTTTGCAACCATGATTTACTACGCTGAACGCATTGGCGCCAAGCCCAATGACCCCACCGCCAGCATCCACACCAAGTTCAAGAACATCCCCATTGGCTTCTGGTGGGCTGTGGTCACCATGACTACACTGGGCTATGGCGACATGTACCCAGAGACTTGGTCGGGCATGGTAGTGGGTGCACTTTGTGCTCTAGCCGGTGTGCTAACAATAGCCATGCCTGTGCCAGTTATTGTCAACAACTTTGGGATGTACTACTCCCTGGCCATGGCCAAGCAAAAGCTCcccaagaagaggaagaaacacaTCCCTCAGGCGGTGCAGGGGGGTTCCCCCACGTACTGCAAAGCTGATCTCAACACCACCTGCAACAGCACTCAAGGTGACCTGTGCCACGTCAAGGGGAGCAGAGTACTAGAGCGTAACCGTTCAGGtaagtctatatatatatagtatataaatgTATCCTAGGGCTGATATTTTAGTAGTGACAGTGAGAAGAATGCACAGGGGACCTTCACTCAAGAAAAAAGCA
Above is a window of Betta splendens chromosome 9, fBetSpl5.4, whole genome shotgun sequence DNA encoding:
- the kcnc2 gene encoding potassium voltage-gated channel subfamily C member 2 isoform X4; this encodes MGKFDDNERIILNVGGTRHETYKSTLKTLPGTRLALLASDSDIDSVLDQLQQVPGFIEYNARTNEYFFDRHPGVFAYVLNYYRTGKLHCPADVCGPLFEEELSFWGIDETDVEPCCWMTYRQHRDAEEALDVFELNVDNGDEDDDIGKRLGIEDVAADANVSLWRKWQPVIWNLFEDPYSSRAARFIAFASLFFILVSITTFCLETHEAFNKIINKTELMRNSSAADSGPQYEIETDPALTYVEGVCVFWFTIEFLVRVTFCPVKLEFVKSVLNIIDFVAILPFYLEVGLSGLSSKAAKDVLGFLRVVRFVRILRIFKLTRHFVGLRVLGHTLRASTNEFLLLIIFLALGVLIFATMIYYAERIGAKPNDPTASIHTKFKNIPIGFWWAVVTMTTLGYGDMYPETWSGMVVGALCALAGVLTIAMPVPVIVNNFGMYYSLAMAKQKLPKKRKKHIPQAVQGGSPTYCKADLNTTCNSTQGDLCHVKGSRVLERNRSVLSADCSGGSDLTMSPEERVPMRRSSTREQDRRSGGTCFLLAASDYTCPVDGGMRKTVTGTPTTLEGGRAVCSGLVR
- the kcnc2 gene encoding potassium voltage-gated channel subfamily C member 2 isoform X7 produces the protein MGKFDDNERIILNVGGTRHETYKSTLKTLPGTRLALLASDSDIDSVLDQLQQVPGFIEYNARTNEYFFDRHPGVFAYVLNYYRTGKLHCPADVCGPLFEEELSFWGIDETDVEPCCWMTYRQHRDAEEALDVFELNVDNGDEDDDIGKRLGIEDVAADANVSLWRKWQPVIWNLFEDPYSSRAARFIAFASLFFILVSITTFCLETHEAFNKIINKTELMRNSSAADSGPQYEIETDPALTYVEGVCVFWFTIEFLVRVTFCPVKLEFVKSVLNIIDFVAILPFYLEVGLSGLSSKAAKDVLGFLRVVRFVRILRIFKLTRHFVGLRVLGHTLRASTNEFLLLIIFLALGVLIFATMIYYAERIGAKPNDPTASIHTKFKNIPIGFWWAVVTMTTLGYGDMYPETWSGMVVGALCALAGVLTIAMPVPVIVNNFGMYYSLAMAKQKLPKKRKKHIPQAVQGGSPTYCKADLNTTCNSTQGDLCHVKGSRVLERNRSVLSADCSGGSDLTMSPEERVPMRRSSTREQDRRSGGTCFLLAASDYTCPVDGGMRKTVFTKSPYKVKRRK
- the kcnc2 gene encoding potassium voltage-gated channel subfamily C member 2 isoform X6, with product MGKFDDNERIILNVGGTRHETYKSTLKTLPGTRLALLASDSDIDSVLDQLQQVPGFIEYNARTNEYFFDRHPGVFAYVLNYYRTGKLHCPADVCGPLFEEELSFWGIDETDVEPCCWMTYRQHRDAEEALDVFELNVDNGDEDDDIGKRLGIEDVAADANVSLWRKWQPVIWNLFEDPYSSRAARFIAFASLFFILVSITTFCLETHEAFNKIINKTELMRNSSAADSGPQYEIETDPALTYVEGVCVFWFTIEFLVRVTFCPVKLEFVKSVLNIIDFVAILPFYLEVGLSGLSSKAAKDVLGFLRVVRFVRILRIFKLTRHFVGLRVLGHTLRASTNEFLLLIIFLALGVLIFATMIYYAERIGAKPNDPTASIHTKFKNIPIGFWWAVVTMTTLGYGDMYPETWSGMVVGALCALAGVLTIAMPVPVIVNNFGMYYSLAMAKQKLPKKRKKHIPQAVQGGSPTYCKADLNTTCNSTQGDLCHVKGSRVLERNRSVLSADCSGGSDLTMSPEERVPMRRSSTREQDRRSGGTCFLLAASDYTCPVDGGMRKTDHVQQLAPLGTLYL